The following nucleotide sequence is from Pseudobdellovibrionaceae bacterium.
CAGATTTCTTTCCGCGCCCGAGCAAAAAGGGTGGCGCCTGGATGACTAATTTTCGGGAGCAGGGACATTATGAAAATGGCCTGATGAGACCTCACGTGGGCATTGTCTGTAATTTCACCAAGCCCACCCCGGGCAAACCCAGTTTACTCTCTTTTTTGGAAGTTCAGACACTCTTCCATGAGTTTGGTCATGCCCTGCATAGCCTTCTCTCGCAGTGCTACTATCGCAGTCAGGCAGGAACCAGTGTATACTGGGACTTTGTGGAGTTGCCCTCCCAGGTGCTGGAAAACTGGACTTACGAGAAAGAAGCGCTAGATTTGTTTGCCCGGCATTACGAAACCGGCGAGAAAATTCCTGAAGCTCTGGCCAAAAAGATCAAAGATACTGCCCGGTTTATGGCTGGGTACCATTGCGTTCGCCAGGTAAACTTTGGTCTTTTGGATATGGCCTTTCACGATGTCAGACCTGACACAATTGGCAGCGTGGCGGATTACGAACACAAAGTCACCGAAGCATCTTCTGTACTGCCACAAATTCCTGGGACTCTTTTCTCTACGGCCTTCTCTCACATTTTTGGTGGTGGCTATTCGGCTGGTTACTACAGCTACAAGTGGGCCGAAGTTTTGGACGCCGATGCCTTTGAGTTTTTCCAGGAGAAGGGTCTGTTCAATAAGCAGGTCGCGGAGCAGTTTGAAAAAAACATTCTCTCGCGGGGCGGAACTGAGCACCCAATGGTTCTATATAAGCGCTTCCGTGGCCGGGAACCGGACCCCGATGCACTCTTGCGCAGGGATGGTTTGATCTAGGATATGGCAAAAAAAATGAAGACATCTGAGAAGAAGCACAAGGTTCTGATTCTGTTCCGACAAGGGACCGCATCAGCGAAATCCGTATCCCAGGAAGCAGCCAAGTGGCTGTTAGACAGAGGGGGTGAGGTCTTCAGCCATCCAGATCAGACAATTGCCAAAAGTATCAAAAAAGCCAGCAAGCAAACCCTTGGCTCCCTGAACCTAGTCGTCGTCCTGGGGGGCGATGGAACCTACCTGGAGGCGGTTCGCTACCTAGAAGGACGAAAGATTCCGATTTTAGGCGTAAACATGGGTTCTCTTGGCTTTCTTACTGAGACCCGTCTGGAGGATCTTTACCAGACTCTCGAACTGGCTTTGACTGGCAAAATGGAGATGCGACCCAGAGCCATGATTCAGGTAAAGGTCAAACGCAAGGGCAAAGTCCGCATTGAGCACACCGCCCTCAACGATGTGGTGATCGAACGAGGCGGCAATCATATGATCACCCTGAGTGCCTTTTGCGAAAAACAGCACGTTTGTGACTACAAGGCTGACGGCCTGATCATCGCTGCTCCGACCGGATCAACTGCCTACAACTTGGCGGCCGGAGGGCCTATTCTGCACCCGGAAGTAAAGTCTTTTGTCGTGACTCCCATTTGTCCCCATAGTTTGACAAACCGTCCAATCCTTTTTCCCGAGAATAAGACCCTGATCTTTAAGGTAAAAAAGGGATTGAGTGAAGCCGCTCTGACCGTCGATGGTCAACAGGTGACAAAGGTGACTGGAGATGATGAGATCTCCATAAAATTGGATCCGAATGAACACTTTGTTCTCAGGCGCCCGAGTCATAACTACTTTGATTTACTTCGTGAAAAGCTCAACTTTGGGACACGTGCGGTTTTCTAATTGAATTTAGCGACATCGTCGTCAATTTGGGGGAAGCCTTATGCTTGTGGAGTTGAACGTCTCCAACTTTGCCATCATCAATGCCATTAGTCTTCAATTTGCCGAAGGCTTGAATATCCTCAGCGGCGAGACCGGTGCGGGAAAATCTGTGCTACTTAAGAGTCTAGCCCTGTTGATGGGTGACAAATCCCAACCTGGAGTCATTCGGACCGGAGCTGAGGTGGCGACAATCGAAGGAGCCTTTGATCTTTCCCGCC
It contains:
- a CDS encoding NAD(+)/NADH kinase codes for the protein MAKKMKTSEKKHKVLILFRQGTASAKSVSQEAAKWLLDRGGEVFSHPDQTIAKSIKKASKQTLGSLNLVVVLGGDGTYLEAVRYLEGRKIPILGVNMGSLGFLTETRLEDLYQTLELALTGKMEMRPRAMIQVKVKRKGKVRIEHTALNDVVIERGGNHMITLSAFCEKQHVCDYKADGLIIAAPTGSTAYNLAAGGPILHPEVKSFVVTPICPHSLTNRPILFPENKTLIFKVKKGLSEAALTVDGQQVTKVTGDDEISIKLDPNEHFVLRRPSHNYFDLLREKLNFGTRAVF